A window of the Cynocephalus volans isolate mCynVol1 chromosome 10, mCynVol1.pri, whole genome shotgun sequence genome harbors these coding sequences:
- the KLHL26 gene encoding kelch-like protein 26, translating to MAESGGSGGGASGSGGFGAGQGPERRSSMADKNGALKCTFSAPCHSTGLLQGLATLRAQGQLLDVVLTINRQTFHAHKVVLAACSDYFRAMFTGGMREANQDVIELKGVSARGLRHIIDFAYSAEVTLDLDCVQDVLGAAVFLQMLPVVELCEEFLKAAMSVETCLNIGQMATTFSLASLRESVDAFTFRHFLQIAQEEDFLRLPLERLVFFLQSNRLQSCTEIDLFRAAVRWLQHDPARRPRASHVLCHIRFPLMQSSELVDSVQTLDIMVEDVLCRQYLLEAFNYQVLPFRQHEMQSPRTAVRSDVPSLVTFGGTPYTDSDRSVSSKVYYLPEPGARHFRELTEMEVGCSHTCVAVLDNFVYVAGGQHLQYRSGEGAVDACYRYDPHLNRWLRLQAMQESRIQFQLNVLCGMVYATGGRNRAGSLASVERYCPRRNEWGYACSLKRRTWGHAGASSGGRLYISGGYGISVEDKKALHCYDPVADQWEFKAPMSEPRVLHAMVGAGGRIYALGGRMDHVDHCFDVLAVEYYVPETDQWTSVSPMRAGQSEAGCCLLERKIYIVGGYNWRLNNVTGIVQVYNTETDEWERDLHFPESFAGIACAPVLLPRAGIRR from the exons CATGGCCGATAAGAACGGGGCCCTCAAGTGTACCTTCTCTGCACCCTGCCACAGCACCGGCCTCCTGCAGGGCCTGGCCACCCTCCGTGCCCAGGGCCAGCTCCTGGACGTCGTGCTCACCATCAACAGGCAGACCTTCCACGCGCACAAGGTGGTCCTGGCTGCCTGCAGTGACTACTTCAG GGCCATGTTCACGGGTGGCATGAGGGAGGCGAACCAGGACGTCATTGAACTGAAGGGAGTGTCGGCCCGTGGCCTGCGGCACATCATTGACTTCGCTTACAGCGCTGAGGTGACCCTGGACCTTGACTGTGTGCAGGACGTGCTGGGCGCAGCTGTGTTCCTTCAGATGCTGCCTGTGGTGGAGCTGTGTGAGGAGTTCCTCAAGGCGGCCATGAGTGTGGAGACCTGCCTCAACATCGGCCAGATGGCCACGACCTTCAGCCTGGCCTCACTCCGGGAGTCCGTGGATGCCTTCACCTTCCGGCACTTCCTGCAGATCGCCCAGGAGGAGGACTTTCTGCGCCTGCCACTGGAGCGTCTCGTCTTCTTCCTGCAGAGCAACCGGCTGCAGAGCTGCACTGAGATCGACCTGTTCCGCGCCGCAGTCCGCTGGCTGCAGCATGACCCAGCGCGGCGGCCCCGTGCCAGCCACGTGCTCTGCCACATCCGCTTCCCGCTCATGCAGTCATCGGAGCTGGTGGACAGCGTACAGACGCTGGACATCATGGTGGAGGACGTGCTCTGCCGCCAGTACCTGCTGGAGGCCTTCAACTACCAGGTGCTGCCCTTCCGGCAGCACGAGATGCAGTCACCACGCACTGCTGTGCGCTCGGATGTGCCCTCGCTGGTCACCTTCGGCGGCACGCCCTACACTGACAGTGACCGCTCTGTCAGCAGCAAGGTGTACTACCTGCCCGAGCCGGGCGCCCGCCACTTCCGCGAGCTCACAGAGATGGAGGTGGGCTGCAGCCACACATGCGTGGCCGTGCTTGACAACTTCGTGTATGTGGCCGGGGGCCAGCACCTGCAGTACCGCAGCGGGGAGGGCGCAGTGGATGCCTGCTACCGTTATGACCCGCACCTGAACCGCTGGCTGCGCCTACAGGCCATGCAGGAGAGCCGCATCCAGTTCCAGCTAAATGTGCTGTGCGGCATGGTGTACGCCACGGGCGGCCGCAACCGGGCTGGCAGCCTGGCCTCCGTTGAGCGCTACTGTCCCCGGCGGAACGAGTGGGGCTACGCCTGCTCGCTGAAGCGCCGCACATGGGGCCATGCTGGCGCCTCCTCGGGGGGCCGCCTTTACATCTCGGGCGGCTACGGCATCTCGGTGGAGGACAAGAAGGCACTGCACTGCTATGACCCCGTGGCTGACCAGTGGGAGTTCAAAGCTCCCATGAGCGAGCCCCGTGTGCTGCATGCCATGGTGGGCGCAGGCGGCCGCATCTATGCCCTGGGCGGCCGCATGGACCACGTGGACCACTGCTTTGACGTGCTGGCTGTCGAGTACTATGTACCCGAGACGGACCAGTGGACCAGCGTCAGCCCCATGCGGGCCGGTCAGTCGGAGGCTGGCTGCTGCCTGCTGGAAAGGAAGATCTACATTGTCGGGGGCTACAACTGGCGCCTCAACAACGTCACAGGCATTGTGCAGGTGTACAACACAGAGACGGACGAGTGGGAGCGAGACCTGCACTTCCCAGAGTCCTTTGCGGGCATCGCCTGTGCCCCTGTCCTGCTGCCCCGGGCTGGGATCAGGAGGTAG